A region of Paenibacillus thiaminolyticus DNA encodes the following proteins:
- a CDS encoding hemolysin family protein, with product MFTLNLFLVAILIIATAFFVAAEFAIVRLRSSRVDQMVMEGNKNATAVKRVTSNLDGYLSACQLGITITALGLGWLGEPTVERMLHPLFEHFGLPVGVSTILSFVIAFALITFLHVVLGELAPKTVAIQKAEQVSRLTAKPLIFFYKVMYPFIWALNGSANWFVRLFGVKPAKEHEEAHSEEELRIILTESLRSGKINQSEYGYVNKIFTFDELLARAIMVPRTDMVCIDIQDDKNQIIDLMKTEQYTRFPVMDGHKDQIIGFINTKQFFMQLNDNRDVDISEFIQPVLSISEAMPVKHLLHKMQQQHVHIAILVDEYGGTSGLITIEDILEEIVGEIRDEFDDEETPDVVIIDENHILVDGKVSLDTISNILNVELESEDLDTIGGWLYTINPSLKKDVTWTYDTLHFIIREKDRHRIRKVEIRKMNPK from the coding sequence GTGTTCACGCTTAATTTATTTCTTGTAGCTATATTAATTATTGCCACAGCTTTTTTTGTTGCTGCTGAATTTGCGATTGTTCGCTTACGCTCCAGCAGGGTAGATCAAATGGTTATGGAAGGAAATAAGAATGCTACGGCTGTAAAGCGAGTAACGTCCAACTTAGATGGCTATCTGTCAGCCTGTCAATTAGGGATTACCATCACAGCTTTGGGCTTAGGTTGGCTGGGTGAACCTACAGTTGAACGTATGCTGCACCCTCTTTTTGAGCATTTTGGCCTGCCCGTTGGAGTAAGTACGATTTTATCGTTTGTGATCGCGTTCGCTCTCATCACATTTCTGCATGTGGTTCTCGGTGAGCTTGCTCCCAAAACGGTTGCCATACAGAAAGCGGAACAAGTCAGTAGGCTTACTGCAAAACCACTTATATTTTTTTATAAAGTCATGTATCCGTTTATTTGGGCTTTAAATGGCTCTGCTAACTGGTTTGTACGCTTATTTGGTGTAAAACCAGCTAAAGAGCACGAAGAGGCCCACTCTGAGGAAGAACTGCGCATTATTTTAACAGAGAGTTTGCGAAGCGGAAAAATTAATCAATCTGAATACGGATATGTCAACAAGATATTTACATTCGACGAACTCCTTGCTCGCGCAATTATGGTACCCAGAACAGACATGGTATGTATTGATATTCAGGATGACAAAAACCAAATCATTGACCTAATGAAAACGGAACAATATACACGTTTTCCTGTCATGGATGGGCATAAGGATCAGATCATCGGCTTCATAAATACAAAACAGTTTTTTATGCAATTAAATGACAATCGCGATGTGGACATATCCGAGTTCATACAACCGGTTCTCAGCATTTCAGAAGCCATGCCCGTAAAACATCTCCTTCACAAGATGCAACAGCAGCATGTTCATATTGCAATACTTGTGGACGAATATGGTGGAACATCCGGATTAATCACGATCGAGGATATATTAGAAGAGATCGTTGGAGAAATTCGAGATGAATTTGATGACGAAGAAACTCCCGATGTCGTAATCATCGACGAGAATCACATCTTAGTTGACGGCAAGGTGTCACTGGATACGATAAGTAATATTTTAAATGTAGAACTAGAGAGCGAAGACTTAGATACGATAGGAGGATGGCTCTATACTATAAATCCATCGCTAAAGAAAGATGTAACGTGGACATACGATACATTGCATTTTATTATTAGGGAGAAGGACCGGCATCGAATCCGAAAAGTGGAAATTAGAAAGATGAATCCGAAGTGA
- a CDS encoding helix-turn-helix domain-containing protein, whose product MSAVAAKPKCLGELIQHYRQSKKLTLAKLQEAVGIDKGSLSRIENSEVKRPDFQSILSIAAVLDIPHNDVVEKYIEIGHKSEVVYTILQNELTTLEYPSLIPKIAAKFLQAPNEDSLYLVGKLYREADSIDNDSIKLSLYDLILDYSRSHGIMPYIAKSMYQRYLIERNDFSRLKETYYSGKYILHYIDFLPQDEQLELHYKLGVHAYNLRFYSESIDHCKKVLAEEGGQSPYKIYALGVLRDAHFGIGEYKEAEMYSIQYKQFNYPHTQEQIVLMEALFNAKKGNTAQAIEQLWSFLDTCSDIFVLSATRHLIQLYLEQNNTEGVKAVLENRKISLSIIDKRNPLTYSEYAEYLRLQGEYYLAIGDPDSGISHLMEGALYYSKVNDIIKEKECLNTIVRNHIEQNIPMHKPALEKLSTYFIKSAKEMEDLA is encoded by the coding sequence GTGAGTGCCGTTGCTGCAAAGCCTAAGTGCTTGGGGGAGCTAATACAGCACTATCGACAGAGTAAGAAATTGACTCTGGCGAAGCTGCAGGAAGCGGTCGGCATCGATAAAGGCAGCCTGTCGAGAATTGAAAACAGCGAGGTTAAGCGCCCTGATTTTCAATCCATCTTGTCCATCGCTGCAGTATTAGACATTCCCCATAACGACGTCGTAGAGAAGTACATCGAAATTGGACATAAGTCGGAAGTCGTCTACACTATTTTACAGAACGAATTAACAACACTTGAATATCCTTCGCTGATACCGAAAATAGCCGCAAAATTTCTTCAAGCACCGAATGAAGACAGCTTGTACCTAGTAGGGAAATTGTATCGCGAAGCCGACTCCATCGATAACGACTCCATTAAACTTTCGTTGTATGACCTCATCCTTGATTACTCGCGTTCCCACGGAATTATGCCTTACATAGCTAAAAGCATGTATCAACGTTATCTTATTGAACGAAATGATTTCAGCAGATTGAAGGAAACATACTATAGCGGAAAGTACATTTTGCATTACATCGATTTCTTGCCGCAGGACGAGCAACTTGAGCTACACTACAAATTAGGGGTTCACGCTTACAACTTGAGGTTCTACAGCGAGAGTATCGACCATTGCAAAAAAGTACTGGCTGAAGAGGGCGGTCAAAGTCCTTACAAAATATATGCACTTGGTGTGCTTAGAGACGCGCACTTTGGTATTGGGGAATACAAAGAGGCTGAGATGTACTCTATACAGTACAAACAGTTTAACTATCCGCACACGCAAGAGCAAATTGTTCTGATGGAAGCCTTATTCAACGCTAAGAAGGGCAATACGGCTCAAGCCATTGAACAGTTGTGGTCATTCCTCGATACTTGTAGTGATATCTTTGTTCTTTCTGCAACAAGGCATCTCATTCAATTGTACTTGGAACAGAACAACACTGAAGGCGTTAAAGCCGTACTAGAAAACAGGAAAATAAGCTTATCCATCATAGATAAAAGAAATCCTTTGACTTATTCTGAGTACGCTGAATACCTTCGACTTCAAGGGGAGTACTATTTAGCCATAGGTGACCCTGACAGCGGCATTAGCCATTTGATGGAAGGGGCTTTATACTACTCAAAAGTTAACGACATAATCAAAGAGAAAGAATGTCTTAACACGATTGTACGTAATCATATAGAACAAAATATCCCTATGCATAAGCCTGCACTTGAAAAGTTGAGCACTTATTTTATAAAAAGCGCTAAAGAAATGGAGGATTTAGCATGA
- a CDS encoding endonuclease/exonuclease/phosphatase family protein — translation MAQVIEESQTDIIALNEVDKYFSRRSDNADQLTWLSDRLCMRHSFFGPAITFSSKTGSVPGQYGNAVLSRFPIVLVIKTYWVVPQMQHLNYMRT, via the coding sequence ATGGCTCAAGTCATAGAGGAAAGCCAAACGGATATTATTGCTCTAAATGAAGTGGACAAATATTTTTCACGGAGAAGCGATAATGCGGACCAATTAACTTGGTTATCAGATCGTTTATGTATGCGCCATTCTTTTTTTGGCCCGGCCATTACATTTTCTTCGAAGACAGGTTCTGTTCCTGGACAGTATGGAAACGCCGTCTTGTCCCGCTTCCCCATCGTCTTGGTTATAAAAACATATTGGGTGGTACCCCAAATGCAACATTTAAACTATATGCGAACCTAA
- a CDS encoding TetR/AcrR family transcriptional regulator, translating into MSKEDKRKRLIDAAYNVFVKKGYANASIKDIANEADMTSGLVHYYFKNKEELLLSVQDEVQKHYQRQYDGQPEDSVTPEEVLLEIKSRTENNPDWYRWRYEIYSLGIKNESGHLQKQVASILKNGRDSLAKPLQPLVGNSHHASAVASILLACFDGLALQQIVDDEFDIDQSYRLLIELLELYVCKSQELS; encoded by the coding sequence ATGAGTAAAGAGGATAAAAGAAAACGATTAATCGATGCGGCTTACAACGTATTTGTCAAAAAAGGATACGCTAATGCCTCTATCAAAGATATCGCAAATGAAGCCGATATGACATCGGGACTTGTTCATTATTATTTTAAAAATAAAGAAGAACTGTTGCTTTCCGTACAAGATGAAGTCCAAAAGCATTACCAAAGGCAATATGACGGACAGCCGGAAGACTCTGTAACTCCGGAAGAAGTATTGCTTGAAATCAAATCCAGAACAGAAAATAATCCCGACTGGTATCGGTGGAGATATGAAATTTACTCTTTGGGGATCAAAAACGAAAGCGGGCATCTTCAAAAGCAAGTCGCGTCTATTCTCAAGAATGGAAGAGATAGTCTTGCCAAGCCGTTGCAGCCCTTAGTCGGCAATTCCCATCATGCTTCTGCAGTTGCCAGTATACTATTGGCTTGCTTCGACGGATTAGCTCTTCAGCAAATTGTCGACGATGAATTTGATATTGACCAATCGTATCGATTATTGATCGAGCTCCTTGAGCTTTATGTATGTAAATCACAAGAACTAAGCTAA
- a CDS encoding helix-turn-helix transcriptional regulator, which produces MADVTFYRDEALPFLEAKRCHKNDLAYQKHFHEEYSIGLIDEGETQAWCDGTLWRVETGRMISFPPLILHACQPAEEAQWKYKMLFIKPEWFAQLEMPDINRLHIPFLLEKGKNEACSNLLNRTMEALTRSGSPLEIETALIELVHKLVNKDASDLAHEPYGMLEPKYVNLIKEYIHAHYTDRITLDTLEQEAGISRYHLIRMFKKSTHIPPHAYQNLLRINHAKKELKNRRPIAEIAVDTGFYDQSHFAKAFAKIVGATPQTYAMSV; this is translated from the coding sequence ATGGCGGATGTGACCTTTTACCGGGACGAAGCGCTGCCTTTTCTGGAGGCAAAGCGATGCCATAAGAATGACCTGGCGTATCAGAAGCATTTTCACGAGGAATATTCTATCGGTTTAATCGATGAAGGCGAGACGCAAGCATGGTGTGACGGCACCTTGTGGCGCGTAGAGACGGGACGAATGATCAGCTTTCCGCCGCTCATTCTCCACGCCTGTCAGCCTGCGGAAGAGGCGCAATGGAAATACAAAATGCTGTTCATTAAACCGGAATGGTTCGCTCAGCTTGAAATGCCCGATATCAACCGGCTTCATATTCCTTTTTTGCTCGAAAAGGGGAAGAATGAAGCCTGCAGCAACCTGCTCAACCGTACTATGGAGGCATTAACCCGGAGCGGGTCGCCGCTCGAAATCGAAACGGCGTTAATCGAACTGGTGCACAAGCTCGTAAACAAAGATGCCTCCGATCTGGCGCATGAGCCTTATGGCATGCTGGAACCGAAGTACGTCAATCTAATCAAGGAATATATCCATGCCCATTACACGGATCGGATCACACTCGACACGCTGGAGCAGGAAGCCGGGATCAGCCGATATCATCTCATTCGCATGTTCAAGAAAAGCACGCATATACCGCCTCATGCGTATCAAAATCTGCTGCGCATCAATCATGCCAAGAAGGAATTGAAGAACCGGCGGCCCATTGCTGAAATTGCGGTGGACACCGGCTTCTATGATCAGAGCCATTTTGCAAAAGCCTTTGCCAAAATCGTCGGGGCAACTCCTCAAACTTATGCCATGTCCGTTTAG
- a CDS encoding glycoside hydrolase translates to MKKTLLTVLSIAMAFSVFAGSSLPLAGKAGAGHPVKSTSTVAYHDFKFKVDPATFDIVIEKGGVKEHASVPLKPRAVRDVKKTANRIEWTYPDDKVKVVVQKKNKKYLDIRIESIGAEQFAWPTVQADSYMLPLGEGKRIPANDLNWKQFLNGETMTWGESFSMNFMALNKKHYSLLYIVENPFNNEVAFRAEPKLDMTFQHEFPSINPKKEYSFRLYITDNDPVAVAKLYKEYVKEQQGFKTLADKAKDNPEIEKLFGAPHIYMWNSQVLEADNIRWKKMKNKLNEPIWSWIAELADRYTADGADQLNSVLKEVKQEQFINNYQKRVIVNALNQALKLKQLYRAEYFPALDAAAKQAVADGVDKLSEQKLYELNKNLLKSVFQDAIDHPEEWGRDQSAVLEEMHQLGIEKAWIGLPNWSNGLLNPAFVAKANEQGYLIGPYDSYHSIQKKEDKEWNTAFFPDPTLYEQATISNKKGVKIGGFLNRGRKLNPTLSLPSVKQRVEDILQDGILYNSWFIDCDATGEIYDDYTPGHITTQEQDLAARLKRMDYIGKEKHMVIGSEGGNDSASSTIAFAHGIETPVIKWGDKDMRENKESPYYVGGYGAAQGTIPERYVKQVPVKELYQHVYLNPTYSLPLFKLVYNDSVITTHHWEWGSLKIKDEVGSRMLYELLYNVPPLYHLDSQEWESHKELISSYLKVWSPFHAKAVTQEMTAFKVLTPDRLVQSAEYGPNLKVVVNFSNKNVKHGRDTIKAKSALIYDGKKRVTFNGNK, encoded by the coding sequence ATGAAAAAGACGCTATTAACCGTACTGTCGATCGCAATGGCTTTCAGTGTATTCGCCGGAAGCAGTCTGCCTCTGGCCGGAAAGGCGGGCGCAGGACATCCAGTGAAGAGCACTTCAACTGTGGCGTATCATGATTTCAAATTTAAGGTGGATCCGGCCACCTTCGATATCGTGATTGAAAAAGGAGGCGTGAAGGAACATGCATCTGTGCCGCTGAAGCCCCGAGCCGTGCGCGATGTGAAGAAAACAGCGAACCGAATTGAATGGACGTACCCCGATGACAAAGTCAAAGTGGTCGTTCAGAAAAAAAACAAAAAATATCTGGACATTCGTATTGAATCCATCGGAGCAGAACAATTTGCTTGGCCGACCGTGCAAGCCGACAGTTATATGCTGCCTCTTGGGGAAGGCAAGCGGATTCCCGCCAATGATCTCAACTGGAAGCAGTTCCTGAATGGGGAGACGATGACATGGGGCGAATCTTTCTCGATGAACTTTATGGCCTTGAACAAAAAGCATTACTCCCTGCTCTATATCGTAGAAAATCCGTTCAATAATGAAGTAGCGTTCCGGGCAGAGCCTAAGCTCGATATGACATTCCAACACGAATTTCCATCCATCAATCCGAAAAAGGAGTATAGCTTCCGGCTGTACATTACCGACAACGATCCCGTGGCCGTCGCGAAGCTGTACAAGGAATATGTGAAGGAGCAGCAAGGCTTTAAGACGCTGGCCGATAAAGCGAAGGATAATCCGGAAATCGAAAAGCTGTTCGGGGCGCCGCATATTTATATGTGGAACAGTCAGGTGCTTGAGGCCGACAATATTCGCTGGAAAAAGATGAAGAATAAGTTGAATGAGCCCATCTGGTCCTGGATCGCGGAGCTTGCGGACCGATACACGGCGGATGGCGCCGATCAACTGAACAGCGTATTGAAAGAAGTAAAGCAGGAGCAGTTCATAAACAACTACCAGAAACGGGTTATTGTAAATGCCCTGAACCAGGCGTTGAAGCTGAAGCAACTCTACCGGGCCGAGTATTTCCCTGCGCTCGATGCTGCCGCCAAGCAAGCTGTAGCTGACGGCGTGGACAAGCTGAGTGAGCAGAAGCTGTACGAGCTGAATAAAAACCTGCTTAAGAGCGTGTTCCAGGACGCTATCGATCATCCGGAGGAATGGGGACGGGACCAGTCTGCTGTGTTGGAAGAAATGCACCAGCTCGGCATCGAGAAGGCATGGATCGGCCTTCCGAACTGGTCGAATGGGCTTCTGAACCCTGCTTTTGTCGCGAAGGCGAACGAGCAGGGATACTTAATCGGGCCCTATGATTCGTACCACTCGATTCAAAAGAAAGAAGATAAGGAATGGAACACGGCATTTTTCCCGGACCCGACATTGTATGAACAGGCAACCATCTCAAATAAGAAAGGCGTTAAGATCGGGGGGTTCCTCAATCGGGGGCGGAAACTGAATCCTACCCTTTCTCTTCCAAGCGTGAAGCAGCGTGTTGAGGATATTTTGCAGGACGGCATCCTTTATAACTCCTGGTTCATCGATTGCGATGCAACTGGAGAGATTTACGATGACTATACGCCAGGCCATATCACGACACAGGAGCAAGATCTTGCAGCACGCTTGAAGCGAATGGACTATATCGGGAAAGAGAAGCATATGGTCATCGGTTCGGAAGGCGGTAACGACTCCGCGAGCAGCACGATCGCATTTGCGCACGGCATTGAGACGCCCGTGATCAAATGGGGCGATAAAGATATGCGCGAAAACAAGGAAAGCCCGTACTACGTTGGCGGTTATGGCGCTGCCCAAGGCACCATACCTGAACGATATGTGAAGCAGGTGCCGGTGAAAGAGTTGTACCAACATGTGTACCTCAATCCAACCTACTCGCTGCCGCTATTCAAGCTCGTGTACAACGATTCCGTCATTACGACCCATCACTGGGAATGGGGCAGCCTGAAGATTAAGGATGAAGTTGGTTCACGTATGCTTTATGAGTTGCTGTATAATGTTCCGCCGCTTTACCATTTGGACAGTCAGGAATGGGAGAGCCACAAGGAACTGATTTCTTCCTATTTGAAAGTCTGGTCGCCGTTCCACGCCAAAGCCGTAACACAGGAAATGACGGCATTTAAGGTACTGACACCGGATCGGCTCGTACAATCCGCAGAGTATGGTCCCAACTTGAAGGTCGTTGTGAACTTCTCGAATAAAAACGTGAAACATGGCCGTGATACGATTAAGGCAAAGTCTGCTTTAATCTATGATGGAAAGAAGCGTGTTACGTTTAACGGGAACAAGTAA
- a CDS encoding proline dehydrogenase family protein, with translation MVTMTNLEEKFAEAMKTIARRADLKTYVEQTPAIYQLLQRAAAKYVTGEKRQDGLEAGRQLADKGYAISLEYIGENTTDVQACEAAVLELSLLIHALAERGIPARVSFDLSHIGLSLDSDLAFKNLTALAALARQAGIELFVSMEESAKTDAILTIYKRAAAAYENIGITLQAQLNRTALDLTSLQPIPGRVRIVKGAYQEPEQLAMPRSSALNEKYVQLVEQAIHLGHRVSIATHDESIVDEIIKRGWIHEPGAEFELLYGIRPDLSSQLKKAGYPVRIYVTYGHEWYLYLCHRIAEYPPNLFQAIVDITGAGKADPMLDYE, from the coding sequence ATGGTGACAATGACGAATTTGGAAGAAAAATTTGCCGAGGCGATGAAAACCATTGCCCGCCGAGCTGATTTGAAGACTTATGTCGAGCAGACGCCGGCCATCTACCAGCTGCTGCAGCGTGCGGCAGCAAAGTATGTGACGGGGGAGAAGCGGCAGGATGGTCTTGAGGCAGGACGGCAGCTCGCTGATAAAGGGTACGCCATCTCGCTTGAATATATCGGCGAAAATACGACAGATGTCCAAGCTTGCGAAGCGGCGGTACTGGAGTTGTCGCTGCTCATTCATGCGTTGGCAGAGCGTGGAATACCGGCTCGCGTGTCGTTCGATCTGTCCCACATCGGATTATCGCTAGACAGCGATCTTGCATTTAAGAATCTGACAGCACTTGCCGCTCTGGCCCGGCAGGCCGGCATCGAGCTGTTTGTCAGCATGGAAGAGTCGGCCAAGACCGACGCGATACTCACGATCTATAAAAGGGCCGCAGCCGCATATGAGAACATCGGCATTACGCTGCAGGCACAATTGAACAGGACGGCTCTGGACTTGACTAGCTTACAGCCCATCCCTGGCCGGGTCCGCATCGTGAAAGGGGCGTACCAGGAGCCGGAGCAGCTCGCGATGCCGCGTTCATCCGCCTTAAATGAAAAATATGTGCAGCTCGTGGAGCAAGCCATCCACTTAGGCCATCGCGTGTCGATCGCCACCCATGATGAGTCTATCGTTGACGAGATCATCAAGCGGGGATGGATCCATGAGCCGGGAGCTGAGTTTGAGCTGTTATATGGGATTCGACCGGATTTGAGCAGCCAATTGAAGAAGGCGGGTTATCCTGTTCGCATTTATGTAACGTATGGCCATGAATGGTATTTGTATCTATGCCACAGGATCGCTGAATATCCGCCTAATCTATTCCAAGCAATCGTCGACATCACGGGCGCCGGAAAGGCAGATCCTATGCTCGATTATGAATAA
- a CDS encoding serine hydrolase domain-containing protein — protein sequence MKKIVICFFIFFLVAPSFSLANEGRDTAQSITTFMKEVLEEYHIPGASLAVIHNGQTIFQDSWGTMSDGSAVTEDTTFLIGSVSKPLTSLAVMMLAEEGKIKLDEPIETYIPSFNYQTDGTKSITVRNLLEQTSGISAYDGMKVTDKPSHGKENGITQAVTELSGVKLSHLPGEIYEYNSANYLLLGAIIETVSKQSFSTFMDTHIFSPLGMNNTTADYDSAMDRGLVPGFHSWFGRPVTGDGLYDQSGAPYGYMTSTANDLTKFITFMLNGGDLLSEQSRKQLQTPPESGNRYGLGWHFPRSGTKYPYHTGATPEYKAEIFFIPEQNLGAVLLMNKYHELEAVSYLSIMEGIRSIMSGKNPEIAPLDISTQWITLGVVFLVAILALLSLIRLKRKTAINKKVRVFTGGLSIIFAVGLIPLFTYTMGSSWRTIGLFVPDIEFLIQCLIAISAVYGLFTFLLIVMRREKRYLNIGR from the coding sequence GTGAAAAAAATTGTAATCTGTTTTTTCATCTTTTTCCTCGTTGCTCCTTCTTTTTCTCTAGCCAATGAAGGTCGCGATACGGCTCAATCAATCACAACTTTTATGAAAGAAGTGCTGGAGGAATATCATATTCCGGGGGCTTCGCTGGCAGTCATACATAACGGTCAGACCATCTTTCAAGATAGCTGGGGGACAATGAGTGACGGATCAGCCGTAACGGAGGACACGACTTTTCTTATCGGTTCGGTAAGCAAACCTTTGACATCTCTTGCCGTTATGATGTTGGCGGAAGAGGGAAAAATAAAGCTGGATGAACCGATTGAAACGTACATCCCGTCGTTCAACTATCAAACCGATGGCACGAAATCAATCACCGTGCGTAATCTCTTAGAACAAACTAGCGGGATTAGCGCTTATGACGGAATGAAGGTGACCGATAAGCCAAGTCATGGTAAAGAGAATGGCATTACTCAAGCTGTTACAGAACTTAGCGGAGTAAAGTTAAGCCATCTTCCCGGTGAGATATACGAGTATAATTCAGCCAACTATTTACTGTTAGGAGCTATTATTGAGACGGTGTCCAAACAGTCATTTTCAACATTTATGGATACTCATATTTTCTCGCCTCTTGGCATGAACAACACTACTGCCGATTACGACAGCGCCATGGACAGAGGGTTGGTACCCGGCTTCCATTCATGGTTCGGCAGACCTGTTACAGGCGATGGATTGTATGATCAATCGGGAGCGCCTTATGGTTATATGACTTCAACCGCCAATGACCTTACCAAATTTATAACATTCATGCTCAACGGAGGGGATTTGTTATCAGAACAAAGTCGAAAACAATTACAGACTCCACCGGAAAGCGGTAATCGTTATGGTTTGGGTTGGCACTTTCCAAGATCGGGCACTAAATATCCTTACCACACGGGTGCAACGCCTGAATATAAAGCGGAAATATTCTTTATCCCCGAACAAAATCTGGGCGCCGTTCTTTTGATGAATAAATACCATGAGTTAGAAGCTGTTTCGTATTTAAGTATAATGGAGGGAATTCGATCCATTATGAGCGGCAAAAATCCGGAAATCGCACCATTAGATATTAGCACGCAATGGATTACGCTTGGTGTTGTATTTTTGGTTGCTATTCTAGCGCTACTAAGTTTAATCCGCTTAAAACGTAAAACCGCGATCAATAAAAAGGTTAGGGTGTTTACAGGGGGCCTCTCTATCATTTTCGCCGTCGGGCTGATTCCATTATTCACCTATACTATGGGTAGCTCATGGAGGACGATTGGCCTGTTCGTTCCGGACATCGAATTTCTTATACAATGTCTCATTGCGATATCGGCCGTTTACGGTCTTTTCACCTTCCTTCTTATTGTAATGAGACGAGAAAAGCGATATCTGAATATCGGCCGATAA
- a CDS encoding polysaccharide biosynthesis protein, with protein sequence MIDSTILITGGTGSWGVELVKQLLVKEPKEIRIFSRNESLQVQMRHQFEDPRLRFVIGDIRDKAELVMACSGVDEVYHLAALKHVPICEEQPESALKTNVMGTQNVIEAAIENGVRKVMYVSTDKAANPANIYGMTKAIGEKLILCANGRSETRFVSFRSGNVLGTAGSVVPLFNQQLKEGRDLSVTAPGMTRFFLTVEDAVQILVTAMENSLGGEIFVPKMGACRITDLAQALINHSKSKHAKIHYVGIRSGERLHETLITESESSRVNESHERYFMIMPDFQSDLLAVDEVHRGNMRRGYHSEDCMMSLDEIGQLLRKGGFVE encoded by the coding sequence TTGATAGATAGCACGATTTTAATTACAGGAGGTACTGGCTCTTGGGGAGTGGAACTTGTCAAGCAACTGCTTGTGAAAGAGCCAAAAGAGATCCGTATATTCTCCCGCAATGAATCACTGCAAGTTCAAATGCGCCATCAATTTGAGGATCCTAGATTGCGATTCGTGATTGGCGATATTCGAGATAAAGCGGAATTGGTCATGGCGTGCAGCGGTGTAGATGAGGTATATCATCTAGCGGCGCTGAAACATGTTCCGATCTGTGAGGAGCAGCCGGAGAGTGCGCTCAAAACAAACGTAATGGGAACGCAAAATGTGATCGAGGCGGCAATCGAAAATGGCGTCCGAAAAGTAATGTATGTTTCCACGGATAAAGCAGCCAACCCTGCAAATATCTATGGTATGACGAAAGCGATCGGAGAGAAGCTTATCTTATGCGCAAATGGAAGATCGGAAACAAGGTTTGTAAGTTTTAGAAGCGGCAATGTGCTCGGAACGGCGGGAAGCGTAGTGCCCTTATTCAACCAGCAACTCAAAGAGGGGAGGGATCTCAGTGTAACTGCTCCGGGAATGACGCGTTTCTTTCTCACTGTGGAGGACGCCGTCCAAATCTTGGTGACAGCGATGGAGAACAGCCTCGGAGGCGAAATATTCGTCCCGAAGATGGGAGCTTGCAGAATAACGGATCTTGCGCAAGCGTTAATCAATCATTCTAAGTCAAAACATGCCAAAATTCACTACGTAGGCATTCGTTCGGGAGAAAGGCTTCACGAGACGTTGATTACGGAATCGGAGAGCAGCCGGGTGAATGAAAGTCATGAACGATATTTTATGATCATGCCAGACTTCCAAAGTGACTTGTTGGCGGTGGACGAAGTGCATCGAGGCAATATGCGTAGAGGATATCATTCAGAGGATTGTATGATGTCACTCGATGAGATTGGACAACTGCTTCGGAAAGGCGGGTTTGTGGAATGA